One window of Flavobacteriales bacterium genomic DNA carries:
- a CDS encoding class I SAM-dependent methyltransferase, with translation MKENFFASIAKDYARFRPRYPDALFAYLASIAPSKRVVWDCATGSGQAAASLVDHFDQVVATDISEELLGQADPHERIHYRKADALASGLDDASIDLVTVANAMHWFHGEAFEREVRRVLDPNGVIAAWSFAFAYIGPDVDRLIHRLHDEIVDPFWIGPNRIVERGYGDLHFAFEPVHAPSFEMISQMDLAGVEGYMRTWSASVKYRAKHGIDPVDLIHVELLAAWGDPSTSRDVRWQLNLRVGRV, from the coding sequence ATGAAGGAAAATTTCTTCGCGTCCATCGCCAAGGATTATGCACGCTTCAGGCCCCGCTACCCTGACGCACTATTCGCCTATCTGGCATCGATCGCACCATCAAAGCGGGTCGTTTGGGATTGTGCTACCGGCAGTGGGCAGGCGGCTGCAAGTCTGGTGGACCATTTTGATCAAGTCGTGGCGACGGACATCAGCGAGGAACTGTTGGGGCAGGCCGACCCTCATGAGCGCATCCACTATAGAAAGGCCGATGCGTTGGCCAGTGGATTGGACGATGCATCTATCGACTTGGTGACCGTGGCCAATGCGATGCACTGGTTCCATGGAGAGGCATTTGAACGGGAGGTGCGGCGCGTGCTAGATCCCAATGGCGTGATCGCCGCGTGGAGTTTCGCCTTCGCGTACATAGGACCCGATGTGGACCGTTTGATCCACCGCTTGCATGATGAGATCGTTGATCCGTTCTGGATCGGGCCGAACCGCATTGTGGAACGGGGATACGGGGACCTGCATTTCGCTTTCGAACCTGTCCATGCGCCGTCCTTCGAGATGATCAGCCAGATGGACCTGGCCGGGGTTGAAGGCTACATGCGTACGTGGAGCGCAAGTGTGAAGTATCGCGCCAAACATGGCATCGATCCCGTGGACCTGATCCATGTGGAATTACTTGCCGCCTGGGGTGATCCGTCAACGAGCCGCGATGTTCGTTGGCAACTGAACCTGCGTGTTGGCCGGGTGTAG
- the gyrB gene encoding DNA topoisomerase (ATP-hydrolyzing) subunit B, with protein MSEAKKKAAASYGADSIQVLEGLEAVRKRPAMYIGDIGMKGLHHLVYEVVDNSIDEALAGHCDTIDVHILPNNSIRVKDNGRGIPVAIHAKEGRSALEVVMTVLHAGGKFDKDSYKVSGGLHGVGVSCVNALSDMLLAEVHRDGKIYQQEYSAGKPKYPVKETGTTDERGTVITFHPDASIFQVSEFNYDTLAARLRELSFLNKGIKLTLTDERHANEDGSFVTDTFHSEEGLVEFVKYLDGTRAPLIEKVIYMEGEKQNIPVEIAMVYNDSYTENLHSYVNNINTHEGGTHLAGFRRGLTRTLKKYADNSGATKNLKFEIAGDDFREGLTCVISVKVQEPQFEGQTKTKLGNSEVMGAVDQAVSEMLENYLEEHPKDARQIVDKVILAATARHAARKARELVQRKGAMSGMGLPGKLADCQSKDPAMSEIFLVEGDSAGGTAKQGRNREFQAILPLRGKILNVEKAMVHKIYENEEIRNIYTALGVHIGTEDDSKALNMEKLRYHKVIIMCDADVDGSHIQTLILTFYYRYMKELIENGYVYIATPPLYQVKKGKEGVYCWTDEERDRTIERMKGPNKDGSVHVQRYKGLGEMNAEQLWETTMNPESRTLRQVTIDNGTEADRIFSMLMGDEVPPRREFIEKNAVYAKLDV; from the coding sequence ATGAGCGAAGCGAAAAAGAAAGCGGCCGCCAGCTACGGAGCGGACAGCATCCAAGTGCTGGAGGGCCTTGAGGCGGTACGGAAACGCCCGGCCATGTACATCGGCGACATCGGCATGAAGGGCCTGCACCATTTGGTGTACGAGGTGGTGGACAACTCCATCGACGAGGCCCTTGCCGGGCATTGCGATACGATCGATGTGCACATCCTGCCCAACAACAGTATCCGGGTGAAGGACAACGGTCGTGGCATCCCCGTGGCCATCCACGCCAAGGAGGGCCGCTCCGCCCTGGAAGTGGTCATGACCGTGCTTCACGCCGGTGGCAAATTCGACAAGGACAGCTACAAGGTCTCCGGCGGCCTCCACGGTGTGGGCGTATCCTGCGTGAACGCGCTGAGCGACATGTTGCTCGCGGAGGTCCATCGCGACGGCAAGATCTACCAACAGGAATACAGCGCGGGCAAGCCGAAGTACCCCGTTAAGGAGACCGGTACCACCGACGAAAGAGGGACCGTCATCACCTTCCACCCGGACGCCAGCATTTTCCAGGTCAGCGAGTTCAACTACGACACCTTGGCCGCACGCCTGCGGGAACTGTCCTTCCTGAACAAGGGCATCAAGCTCACCCTCACCGATGAGCGCCACGCCAACGAGGACGGCAGCTTTGTCACCGATACCTTCCACAGCGAGGAGGGGTTGGTGGAATTCGTGAAATACCTCGACGGCACCCGTGCACCGCTGATCGAGAAAGTGATCTACATGGAAGGGGAGAAGCAGAACATCCCCGTGGAGATCGCCATGGTGTACAACGATTCCTACACCGAGAACCTCCATTCCTACGTCAACAACATCAATACCCACGAAGGCGGCACGCACTTAGCAGGCTTCCGCCGCGGACTGACCCGCACGCTGAAGAAGTACGCCGACAACAGCGGGGCCACCAAGAACCTCAAGTTCGAGATCGCCGGTGATGACTTCCGCGAGGGCCTCACCTGCGTGATCAGTGTAAAGGTGCAAGAGCCGCAGTTCGAGGGCCAGACCAAGACCAAGCTCGGCAACAGTGAAGTGATGGGCGCCGTGGACCAAGCGGTGAGCGAGATGCTCGAGAACTACTTGGAGGAACATCCCAAGGATGCGAGGCAGATCGTGGACAAAGTGATCCTGGCCGCCACCGCCCGCCATGCCGCCCGCAAGGCCCGTGAGCTGGTGCAGCGTAAAGGCGCCATGAGCGGTATGGGCCTGCCCGGCAAGCTCGCCGATTGCCAGAGCAAGGATCCCGCCATGAGCGAGATCTTCCTGGTCGAGGGAGACTCCGCTGGAGGAACTGCTAAGCAGGGCCGTAATCGCGAGTTTCAGGCCATCCTGCCGCTACGCGGTAAGATCCTCAACGTGGAGAAGGCCATGGTCCATAAGATCTACGAGAACGAGGAGATCCGGAACATCTACACCGCGCTCGGCGTCCACATCGGTACCGAGGATGATAGCAAGGCGCTCAACATGGAGAAGCTGCGCTACCACAAAGTGATCATCATGTGCGACGCCGACGTGGACGGTAGCCATATCCAGACGCTGATCCTCACCTTCTACTACCGCTATATGAAGGAGCTGATCGAGAACGGTTACGTCTACATCGCCACCCCGCCGCTGTACCAAGTGAAGAAGGGCAAGGAAGGCGTGTATTGCTGGACCGATGAGGAGCGCGACCGCACCATCGAACGCATGAAGGGTCCGAACAAGGACGGCAGCGTGCATGTGCAGCGCTACAAAGGTCTCGGTGAGATGAACGCCGAGCAGCTCTGGGAGACCACCATGAATCCGGAAAGCCGCACCCTGCGCCAAGTAACGATCGATAACGGCACGGAAGCCGACCGCATCTTCAGCATGCTGATGGGCGACGAAGTGCCCCCACGCCGCGAATTCATTGAGAAGAACGCGGTATACGCAAAGCTGGACGTCTAA
- the allB gene encoding allantoinase AllB, whose amino-acid sequence MIETALHSTRVITPTGVVEATLLLAEGKITDVLPGKIQPEGIPYESVGNKVIIPGVIDAHVHINEPGRTEWEGFETATKAAAAGGTTTLIEMPLNASPVTTTAAALKLKLEAAKGKLHVNCGFYGGVIPTNIDELDELLKSGVFGIKAFLTHSGIDEFPSVTEADLRKALPILKKHNAKLLVHCELEGVGTMHASSSPDSPDSARSYALYLASRPTSWETDAIALMIRLSEEYDVHVHIVHVSAAEALPLIRAAKKRGLRITAETCPHYLVFCAEDIPDGATEYKCAPPIRERANNELLWEALKDGTLDFVATDHSPAPPDIKEQQSGDFMKAWGGIAGLQFLLSAFWTGAKERGFSLEDVARLLCEHPADFLGMKKKGRIAPGCDADLVIWDPEASFVVKTEDVQHRHKLTPYVGRRLNGVVERTVVGGSVVLTNGRFTRDMADPLLAK is encoded by the coding sequence ATCATCGAAACCGCCCTCCATAGCACCCGCGTAATCACCCCAACCGGTGTCGTCGAAGCCACGCTATTACTCGCGGAAGGCAAGATCACCGATGTCCTCCCAGGCAAGATCCAACCCGAAGGCATCCCCTATGAAAGCGTCGGCAACAAGGTCATCATACCCGGCGTCATCGACGCGCACGTCCACATCAACGAGCCGGGCCGCACGGAGTGGGAAGGCTTCGAGACCGCTACGAAAGCCGCGGCAGCGGGGGGCACCACCACGTTGATCGAGATGCCACTGAACGCCAGCCCGGTCACCACCACGGCCGCTGCGCTGAAGCTCAAGTTGGAAGCTGCCAAAGGCAAACTGCACGTCAACTGCGGCTTCTACGGCGGCGTCATCCCCACCAACATCGACGAACTCGACGAACTACTGAAGTCCGGCGTCTTCGGCATCAAGGCCTTCCTCACGCACTCCGGCATCGATGAGTTCCCGAGCGTCACCGAGGCGGACCTCCGGAAAGCGCTGCCGATCCTCAAAAAGCATAACGCCAAGTTGCTCGTTCACTGCGAGCTGGAGGGCGTAGGGACGATGCATGCATCGTCCAGCCCCGACAGCCCCGACAGCGCGCGCAGCTACGCGCTGTACCTAGCATCAAGGCCTACGAGCTGGGAGACCGACGCCATCGCCCTCATGATCCGCCTCAGCGAGGAGTACGACGTCCACGTCCACATCGTACACGTCTCCGCTGCGGAAGCCCTGCCGTTGATCCGCGCAGCGAAGAAGCGCGGCCTCCGCATCACCGCCGAGACCTGCCCGCACTACCTCGTCTTCTGCGCGGAAGACATCCCCGACGGCGCCACCGAATACAAATGCGCACCACCTATCCGCGAACGGGCCAACAACGAACTGCTCTGGGAAGCCCTGAAGGACGGCACCCTCGACTTCGTGGCCACCGACCACAGCCCCGCGCCGCCGGACATCAAGGAGCAGCAGAGCGGCGACTTCATGAAAGCCTGGGGCGGCATCGCGGGCTTGCAGTTTCTGTTGTCCGCCTTCTGGACCGGCGCGAAGGAGCGTGGCTTTTCGCTGGAAGATGTGGCGCGTTTACTCTGCGAACACCCGGCGGATTTCCTTGGGATGAAGAAGAAAGGCCGCATCGCACCCGGCTGCGATGCCGACCTGGTGATCTGGGACCCGGAGGCGAGTTTTGTGGTAAAGACGGAGGACGTGCAGCACCGGCACAAGCTCACGCCGTATGTAGGGCGGAGGTTGAATGGGGTGGTGGAGCGGACGGTTGTGGGAGGGAGTGTGGTTCTTACCAATGGCAGGTTCACAAGAGATATGGCAGACCCCCTTTTGGCCAAGTGA
- a CDS encoding XdhC family protein: MNKELELWLNALAALEHGERCMLLVVVESIGSSPGRAGFKALVTSGGELHGSIGGGSMEHKLVELARAHLAAGSASRDPAGGISVTHVASSHCTPAGSPPRDPAAPGSPMLKRQIHRADEPVDRSGMICSGEQSVAFFPLGKDQLKLVREITHSLQKDRTIGLLLSNESIRTGDLPQAKDDKVLHKEIPEHWHYRERLGSAPRIIILGAGHVGLALSRTMNQLGFHVHLMDDRVGLNTKEVNTWAHESSVVDYEQIGDVIAADPELYVVLVSFGYRTDDLLVRQLVRQRFKYLGMMGSAEKIKKILVDMRKDGFSEEELGRIRTPIGLPINSKTPEEIAVSIAAEVISVKNRA, from the coding sequence GTGAACAAGGAACTGGAACTTTGGCTGAATGCGTTGGCGGCCCTCGAACACGGGGAGCGTTGCATGCTGCTTGTGGTGGTGGAAAGCATCGGCAGCAGCCCGGGCCGCGCGGGCTTCAAGGCGTTGGTGACGAGCGGCGGGGAGCTGCATGGTTCCATAGGCGGGGGGAGCATGGAGCATAAGTTGGTAGAACTCGCGAGAGCACACTTGGCCGCAGGGTCCGCTTCGCGAGACCCTGCGGGAGGTATTTCCGTAACTCACGTGGCCTCTTCACATTGTACTCCCGCAGGGTCTCCGCCTCGGGACCCTGCGGCACCCGGATCGCCAATGCTCAAGCGTCAGATCCACCGCGCCGATGAACCCGTCGACCGCTCCGGCATGATCTGCTCCGGCGAACAGTCCGTGGCATTCTTCCCGCTCGGAAAGGATCAATTGAAGCTCGTTCGCGAGATCACGCACAGCCTGCAAAAAGATCGGACCATCGGACTTTTGCTCAGCAACGAAAGCATCCGCACCGGCGATCTTCCGCAAGCGAAGGACGATAAAGTGCTTCACAAGGAAATCCCGGAACATTGGCACTATCGCGAGCGTCTCGGTTCTGCGCCGCGCATCATCATCCTCGGCGCAGGGCATGTGGGCCTCGCGCTCAGCCGCACGATGAACCAACTCGGCTTCCATGTTCACTTGATGGACGATCGCGTCGGCCTGAACACCAAGGAAGTGAACACATGGGCGCACGAAAGTAGTGTGGTGGACTATGAACAGATCGGCGATGTGATCGCAGCGGATCCCGAGCTTTACGTGGTGCTCGTCTCCTTCGGCTATCGCACGGACGACCTGCTGGTGAGGCAGCTCGTGCGGCAACGCTTCAAGTACCTCGGCATGATGGGCAGCGCGGAGAAGATCAAGAAGATCCTCGTCGACATGCGGAAGGACGGCTTCTCGGAGGAGGAACTGGGGCGGATCCGCACCCCGATCGGGCTTCCGATCAACAGCAAGACGCCGGAGGAGATCGCGGTGAGCATTGCGGCTGAGGTTATTTCGGTGAAGAACCGGGCTTAG
- a CDS encoding ATP-binding cassette domain-containing protein, with product MADTSPIIELHDARIFQRENLVLNNVDLTINSGEFVYLVGRTGSGKSSLMRTLYGDLPFKEGEGHVAGFDLRKLKRRQVPYLRRKIGIVFQDFQLLGDRNVNENLMFVMRSTGWKDKKAMERQVQEVLEKVGLGNKGYKMPHELSGGEQQRVSIARALVNDPELILADEPTGNLDPETTAEIVELLYTISCGGRCVIMATHDYTHIKKVNARVVRCEEGKLLEVSAAPVV from the coding sequence ATGGCCGACACTTCCCCCATCATCGAACTGCACGACGCCCGGATCTTCCAGCGCGAGAACCTGGTGCTCAACAACGTGGACCTCACGATCAATTCCGGCGAGTTCGTCTATCTCGTGGGCCGCACCGGCAGCGGCAAGAGCAGCCTGATGCGCACGCTCTACGGCGACCTGCCCTTCAAGGAGGGCGAAGGCCACGTGGCGGGCTTCGACCTGCGGAAGCTGAAGCGCAGGCAGGTGCCTTACCTGCGGCGGAAGATCGGCATCGTCTTCCAGGATTTCCAGCTGCTGGGCGACCGCAACGTGAACGAGAACCTGATGTTCGTGATGCGCAGCACCGGGTGGAAGGACAAGAAGGCGATGGAACGGCAGGTGCAGGAAGTGCTGGAGAAAGTGGGCCTGGGCAACAAAGGCTACAAGATGCCGCACGAGCTCAGCGGCGGCGAGCAGCAGCGCGTCAGCATCGCACGTGCGCTGGTGAACGACCCCGAACTGATCCTGGCCGACGAGCCCACCGGCAACTTGGACCCCGAGACCACGGCGGAGATCGTGGAGCTGCTCTACACCATCAGTTGCGGCGGCCGCTGCGTGATCATGGCCACGCACGACTACACCCATATCAAGAAGGTGAACGCCCGGGTGGTCCGCTGCGAGGAGGGAAAGTTGCTGGAGGTGAGCGCTGCGCCCGTCGTGTGA
- a CDS encoding tetratricopeptide repeat protein produces MKNLLRPRLLRLMLPLALVVCGLAAMAQRPAHYERPGAPLAHAMELFDKAQYGAALYEFDRIAAATRDEHADQRIEAEFWGALSSVRLFHGDASHRLLAFIDEHPENFHVPALRLELFRHYFERKRWADALAWAGQVDETALGANDRTEFVFKKGYALFMNDQPDKALVEFAKVKDGDGIYAAPATYYTAHINYAKRNYAAALEGFEKLKDDAAFGRVVPYYIAQIQFLQGHYEALLEYAKPLLDDPDGTKSKNDINRLAGEAYYRTGQYKEALPYLEKSIQRAGVERGDRYIVGYAYYQNEQYQQAMSQFTQVVNNSTDSLAQLSAYHMADCYLKLDQKNYARNAFKKAYDLGNDPRVTEDALFNYAKLAYELSFDPYNEAIIALRDYMAKYPNSARHDEAQEFLLDVYLKTKNYEAALGALDAIHDKDIRLKEAYQKLAFDRGVELYEGRKYAEALTFFNKALIYPVDQKATVQAHYWAGESNYAMGDYDAALKKYDDVRNAGGAYATALFEQAGYSMGYAFFKQKQYDEAATAFRRAIDNAQLGKPQRDDAMIRTGDCYYVTKNNATAITWYDKAINGGAVAKDYAQYQKGVCQGLEKKPYDKILTLKALLQGKPNSQYAADAKFQLGETYLGLEKDADALNFYQQVVTQHANSPHVRQSMLQSALIDKRQGRTDKALDGFKAVVAKYPTMDGSRDALAGIESIYSQQGNVAAYEDYVKSLSFVDPASLDLDEKYFRSAEQLYFAEKCDQAVGAFRDYLAKYPNGAYALNAEFYTADCLYRGKQDDAALPGFEKVVASGDPQFREHSLAAASDILFREKRWAAALEYFTQLAQTAALPVNVLAGQVGQMRCLTELQRTSEAAAAAKKVIANDDANADLKAQAGLAVGQGAINDNDLDAAYTRFKGIANASNNVYGAEAAYNMAYVRYLQKRYKDAEKEVFSLVKKFPSYDHWKAKAFILLGDIYVGMDDLFQAKSTLQSVIDHCNEPDLVTQASERLANIKENAPAKTSTDSIPAEDNTIPMPGSK; encoded by the coding sequence ATGAAGAACCTTCTCCGTCCCCGTCTTCTGCGCCTGATGCTGCCGTTGGCCCTTGTCGTCTGCGGCCTTGCGGCCATGGCGCAGCGGCCCGCGCACTACGAGCGCCCCGGTGCCCCGCTGGCGCATGCCATGGAGCTTTTCGACAAAGCCCAATACGGCGCGGCGCTGTACGAATTCGACCGCATCGCCGCCGCCACCCGCGATGAACATGCCGACCAACGCATCGAGGCCGAATTCTGGGGCGCGTTGAGCTCCGTGCGGCTTTTTCACGGCGACGCCAGCCACCGCTTGCTCGCTTTCATCGACGAACATCCGGAGAACTTCCACGTCCCGGCGCTCCGCCTCGAGCTCTTCCGCCACTACTTCGAACGCAAGCGCTGGGCCGATGCGTTGGCCTGGGCCGGGCAGGTGGATGAGACCGCTCTGGGTGCCAATGATCGTACGGAGTTCGTCTTCAAGAAAGGCTACGCGCTCTTCATGAACGACCAGCCCGACAAGGCCTTGGTGGAATTCGCCAAGGTGAAGGACGGGGACGGCATATACGCCGCGCCGGCCACGTACTATACGGCGCACATCAACTACGCCAAGCGGAACTATGCCGCTGCTTTGGAAGGTTTCGAAAAGCTGAAGGACGATGCCGCATTCGGCCGCGTGGTACCCTACTATATCGCGCAGATCCAATTCCTGCAAGGCCACTACGAAGCACTGTTGGAATATGCGAAGCCCTTGCTGGACGACCCCGACGGGACCAAGAGCAAGAATGACATCAACCGCTTGGCCGGCGAGGCCTACTACCGCACGGGCCAGTACAAGGAAGCGTTGCCCTACCTCGAGAAGAGCATCCAGCGGGCCGGTGTGGAGCGCGGCGACCGCTACATCGTGGGCTATGCCTACTACCAGAACGAGCAGTATCAGCAGGCGATGTCGCAGTTCACGCAGGTGGTGAACAACAGCACGGACAGCCTCGCGCAGCTTTCAGCCTACCACATGGCGGATTGCTATCTCAAGCTGGACCAGAAGAACTACGCACGCAATGCTTTCAAGAAGGCTTACGACTTGGGCAACGATCCGCGCGTCACCGAGGATGCGCTCTTCAACTACGCCAAGCTCGCCTACGAGCTTTCCTTCGACCCGTACAACGAGGCCATCATCGCCTTGCGCGATTACATGGCGAAGTATCCGAACTCCGCCCGGCACGACGAGGCGCAGGAATTCCTGCTCGACGTGTACCTGAAGACGAAGAACTACGAGGCCGCGCTCGGTGCGCTGGACGCGATCCATGACAAGGACATTCGGCTGAAGGAAGCCTACCAAAAGCTGGCGTTCGACCGTGGCGTGGAGCTGTACGAAGGCCGCAAGTATGCCGAGGCGCTCACCTTCTTCAACAAGGCGCTCATCTATCCGGTTGACCAGAAGGCCACGGTGCAGGCGCACTATTGGGCCGGTGAGTCGAACTATGCCATGGGCGACTATGACGCCGCGCTGAAGAAGTACGACGATGTGCGCAATGCGGGCGGAGCATACGCCACGGCGCTTTTCGAACAGGCAGGCTACAGCATGGGCTATGCCTTTTTCAAGCAGAAGCAGTACGACGAGGCCGCCACCGCCTTCCGCCGCGCGATCGACAACGCCCAGCTCGGGAAGCCGCAGCGTGACGACGCCATGATCCGCACTGGCGACTGCTACTACGTCACCAAGAACAATGCGACGGCCATCACTTGGTATGACAAGGCCATCAACGGCGGTGCGGTCGCAAAGGACTACGCCCAGTACCAGAAGGGCGTGTGCCAAGGCTTGGAGAAGAAGCCCTACGACAAGATCCTCACGCTGAAGGCGCTTTTGCAGGGTAAACCCAATAGCCAGTATGCCGCCGATGCCAAGTTCCAGCTCGGGGAGACCTACCTCGGCCTGGAGAAGGACGCCGATGCGCTCAACTTCTACCAGCAGGTGGTGACGCAGCACGCCAACTCGCCGCACGTACGCCAGAGCATGCTGCAGAGCGCACTGATCGACAAGCGCCAAGGCCGGACCGACAAAGCGCTGGACGGCTTCAAGGCCGTGGTGGCGAAGTACCCCACGATGGACGGCTCCCGCGACGCATTGGCGGGCATCGAGAGCATCTATTCCCAGCAAGGCAACGTGGCGGCCTACGAGGATTATGTGAAGTCGCTCTCCTTCGTGGACCCGGCCTCGCTGGATCTCGACGAGAAGTACTTCCGCAGCGCGGAACAGCTCTACTTCGCGGAAAAATGCGATCAGGCCGTGGGCGCCTTCCGCGACTATTTGGCCAAGTATCCTAATGGTGCATATGCCTTGAACGCCGAGTTCTACACCGCGGACTGCCTTTATCGCGGGAAACAGGATGATGCTGCCCTGCCCGGGTTCGAGAAAGTGGTGGCCAGCGGCGATCCCCAGTTCCGCGAGCATTCCTTGGCCGCCGCCAGCGATATCCTCTTCCGCGAAAAGCGATGGGCCGCAGCATTGGAATATTTCACCCAGTTGGCACAGACCGCCGCCCTTCCGGTGAACGTGCTGGCCGGACAGGTGGGGCAGATGCGCTGCCTCACGGAGTTGCAGCGCACGAGCGAGGCTGCCGCTGCCGCGAAGAAGGTGATCGCCAATGATGATGCCAATGCGGACCTCAAGGCGCAGGCCGGATTAGCCGTGGGGCAGGGGGCCATCAACGATAACGACCTCGATGCCGCATACACCCGCTTCAAGGGTATTGCGAACGCTTCCAATAACGTCTACGGAGCCGAGGCCGCCTACAACATGGCCTATGTGCGCTACCTCCAGAAGCGCTACAAGGACGCGGAGAAGGAAGTGTTCAGCTTAGTGAAGAAATTCCCCAGCTACGACCATTGGAAGGCCAAGGCGTTCATCCTGCTCGGCGACATCTACGTAGGCATGGACGACCTGTTCCAAGCCAAGTCCACCCTGCAGAGCGTGATCGACCATTGCAACGAACCGGACCTGGTGACCCAGGCCTCCGAACGCTTGGCGAACATCAAGGAGAACGCCCCGGCGAAAACCTCCACGGACAGCATTCCCGCGGAGGACAACACCATACCGATGCCAGGCAGCAAATGA
- a CDS encoding urate hydroxylase PuuD, producing the protein MEGYVTQWLNLALRWTHLIAGIMWIGASFYFIFLENNLNRTEGLRDELAGNLWAIHGGGFYYVEKYEVAPKVIPKHLHWFKYEAYFTWLSGFSLLFIVYYADAKAFMIDPSVAALSPAEAICIGIGSMVLGWAIYDLMSKSKLVLRQDLFALVGILVLGALTYVLTHLLSGRAAYIHVGALLGTIMAGNVFYTIIPSQKALVRAAKTGQPLDATLGKKAGQRSLHNNYITLPVVFIMLSNHFPSTFGHSGNWLILMVITVASMGIKHYWNLLDRGVKRTWVLVASIGALVVLSAAISPAMEATVDVAIPASFSDADAIIQRRCVQCHSADPTDDVNHIAPNGVKLDTPEEIKAMASRIMERTVRTHTMPQGNKTGMTEEERTVLKRWILQGAKID; encoded by the coding sequence ATGGAGGGTTACGTGACGCAGTGGCTCAACCTCGCCCTCCGCTGGACCCACCTGATCGCCGGCATCATGTGGATCGGAGCCTCGTTCTACTTCATCTTTTTGGAAAACAACCTCAACCGCACCGAGGGTCTGCGCGACGAGCTGGCCGGTAACCTCTGGGCCATCCACGGCGGCGGCTTCTACTACGTGGAGAAATACGAGGTGGCCCCGAAGGTGATCCCCAAGCACCTGCACTGGTTCAAGTACGAGGCGTATTTCACCTGGCTAAGCGGCTTCTCACTGCTCTTCATCGTTTACTACGCCGATGCAAAAGCATTCATGATCGACCCGTCCGTGGCGGCGCTCAGCCCTGCGGAAGCGATCTGCATCGGCATCGGTTCCATGGTGCTCGGCTGGGCGATCTACGACCTGATGAGCAAGAGCAAACTGGTGCTGCGGCAGGACCTCTTCGCGCTGGTGGGCATCCTCGTGCTGGGCGCGCTCACCTACGTGCTCACGCACCTGCTCAGCGGCCGCGCGGCGTACATCCATGTGGGCGCATTGCTCGGGACGATCATGGCGGGCAACGTCTTCTACACCATCATCCCCAGCCAGAAAGCCTTGGTGCGTGCCGCGAAGACCGGCCAGCCGCTGGACGCCACGCTCGGCAAGAAGGCCGGGCAGCGCAGCCTGCACAACAACTACATCACGCTGCCGGTGGTCTTCATCATGCTCAGCAACCACTTCCCGAGCACCTTCGGGCACAGCGGCAACTGGCTCATCCTGATGGTGATCACCGTGGCGAGCATGGGCATCAAGCACTACTGGAACCTGCTGGACCGCGGCGTGAAGCGCACTTGGGTACTGGTGGCAAGCATCGGGGCCTTGGTGGTGTTAAGCGCCGCGATCTCACCCGCCATGGAAGCCACCGTCGACGTCGCCATCCCGGCCAGCTTCAGCGATGCCGACGCCATCATCCAGCGCCGCTGCGTGCAATGCCACAGCGCCGATCCCACCGACGATGTGAACCACATAGCTCCCAACGGCGTGAAACTCGATACGCCGGAGGAGATCAAGGCCATGGCGTCAAGGATCATGGAACGCACCGTGCGCACCCACACCATGCCCCAAGGCAACAAGACCGGCATGACGGAAGAGGAGCGGACCGTGCTGAAGCGATGGATCCTGCAAGGAGCGAAGATTGATTAG